Proteins from a single region of Thiomicrorhabdus sp. Kp2:
- a CDS encoding glycosyltransferase family 2 protein, translating into MSMKVTVVIPTYNRSGYLMEAVDSVLSQDYDHIELIVIDNASSDNTEEMLSCHQLRDSFKYVKNEANLGMVGSWYKALFEFVSGEFFLILSDDDYLINKSFISQCVHKIHDTGAKYCISKGLVKYESENTFHEVGLDYRENIPVRELFIDRFTNKSLFPYALCGILFHTGFAKEYGAFKNEFNLNCDSELLLATSLSFSGCYLNETSYVYRIHDNNLIHKMPNDPKLFICGFEFYTSPLLYAYKNGLINKEEFNFYFHSYIKSRMHKHYMRVIVLFPDYIDFYGSFYSDFLLSLDSFSLQNFRIPTLLKIFPKGFLRFLYKIKLVRG; encoded by the coding sequence ATGAGTATGAAAGTTACAGTAGTTATTCCAACGTATAATCGTTCAGGCTATCTGATGGAGGCTGTTGATTCAGTTCTAAGTCAGGATTATGATCATATAGAGTTGATTGTTATTGATAATGCATCTTCTGATAATACTGAGGAGATGTTAAGTTGTCATCAATTACGCGACAGTTTTAAGTATGTAAAGAACGAAGCTAACTTAGGCATGGTTGGCTCATGGTATAAAGCACTTTTTGAATTTGTTAGTGGCGAGTTTTTTTTAATACTTTCGGATGATGATTACCTGATTAATAAGTCGTTTATAAGTCAATGTGTTCATAAAATTCATGATACTGGTGCTAAGTATTGCATATCAAAAGGTTTGGTTAAATATGAGTCTGAAAATACTTTTCATGAAGTTGGTTTAGATTATAGAGAGAATATACCAGTTAGAGAGTTGTTTATTGACAGGTTTACAAATAAATCGTTATTTCCATATGCTCTATGTGGAATACTCTTTCATACTGGTTTTGCAAAGGAATATGGAGCATTTAAGAATGAGTTTAATTTGAATTGTGATTCTGAGTTGTTGCTTGCAACTTCTTTATCATTTAGTGGGTGTTATTTAAATGAGACCAGCTATGTGTATAGGATTCATGATAATAATTTAATACATAAAATGCCTAATGACCCAAAGTTATTTATTTGTGGTTTTGAATTCTATACTTCACCTTTACTTTATGCTTATAAAAATGGACTTATTAATAAAGAAGAGTTTAATTTTTATTTTCACTCCTACATAAAATCTAGGATGCACAAACATTACATGAGAGTAATTGTTCTTTTTCCAGATTACATTGATTTTTACGGGAGTTTTTATTCAGATTTTTTATTATCATTAGATTCTTTTTCACTTCAGAATTTTAGAATCCCCACATTATTGAAAATATTTCCTAAAGGATTTTTGAGATTTTTATACAAAATAAAGCTAGTCAGAGGGTAG